The following proteins are co-located in the Paraburkholderia phytofirmans PsJN genome:
- a CDS encoding SDR family oxidoreductase encodes MSSPLKVFITGASSGIGLALAAEYARRGAILGLVARRGDALAAFQQSHPQNTVSIYSVDVRDAEALADAAAQFIARHGLPDVVIANAGISRGAVTGHGDLRTFREVMDINYFGMVATFEPFAAAMIAAKRGTLVGIASVASVRGLPGSGAYSASKSAALKYLEALRVEMRPHDVGVVTIAPGYIRTPMTEHNPYTMPFLMDADRFAVKVAQAIERQTAFAVFPWQMRVVAMLLHVLPRWLYDRAFERAPRKPRATAEAE; translated from the coding sequence ATGAGTTCACCCCTGAAGGTTTTCATTACCGGCGCCTCGAGTGGCATAGGCCTCGCGCTCGCCGCCGAATATGCGCGGCGCGGCGCGATTCTTGGCCTCGTTGCCCGCCGCGGCGACGCCCTCGCCGCCTTCCAGCAGTCCCATCCGCAGAACACCGTCTCCATCTATTCCGTCGACGTGCGCGACGCCGAAGCGCTCGCCGACGCGGCCGCACAGTTCATCGCGCGGCACGGTTTGCCGGATGTCGTGATCGCCAACGCAGGCATCAGCCGCGGCGCGGTCACCGGTCACGGCGATCTGCGCACGTTCCGCGAAGTGATGGACATCAACTACTTCGGCATGGTCGCCACCTTCGAGCCGTTCGCCGCCGCGATGATCGCCGCGAAACGTGGCACGCTGGTGGGTATCGCCAGCGTCGCCAGTGTGCGCGGCTTGCCGGGCTCCGGCGCGTACAGCGCGTCGAAATCGGCGGCGCTCAAATATCTGGAAGCGTTGCGCGTCGAAATGCGGCCGCATGATGTCGGCGTGGTCACGATTGCGCCCGGCTATATTCGCACGCCGATGACCGAGCACAATCCGTACACCATGCCGTTCCTGATGGACGCCGACCGCTTCGCCGTCAAGGTGGCGCAGGCGATCGAGCGTCAAACGGCGTTCGCGGTGTTTCCTTGGCAAATGCGCGTGGTGGCCATGCTGCTGCACGTGCTGCCTCGCTGGCTGTACGACCGCGCTTTCGAGCGCGCGCCGCGCAAGCCGCGCGCCACCGCCGAAGCCGAGTAA
- a CDS encoding SPOR domain-containing protein, producing the protein MQVIHTMAKPRRTTKQSKQTGGTFLGIVLGLIVGLAIAVVVALYITRAPTPFVSKVAPPAASDSGASQPQYDPNRPLQGKTPGQPVPQAAQPAPPNTAPGQTNSQTQSGMLEEPQIVEVPPANGNSGNNGNANGTAVAPKPAQDNGNGTATTPAKKPQASSAPTATAAGSAPKSTLSTAANAKPGSGAAPAPGDANTGYFLQVGAYKTSADAEQQRARLAFQGFESKVTQRDAGGVTYYRVRIGPFSKFEDMNSSRQRLSDAGVDTAVIRFTKQ; encoded by the coding sequence TTGCAGGTGATTCATACGATGGCAAAACCACGCCGCACAACAAAGCAATCGAAACAAACCGGGGGGACTTTTCTCGGCATCGTGCTGGGCCTGATCGTCGGCCTTGCGATCGCGGTAGTGGTTGCGCTGTATATCACCCGTGCGCCTACGCCCTTTGTCTCGAAGGTGGCGCCGCCCGCGGCGTCGGATTCCGGCGCGAGTCAGCCGCAGTACGATCCGAACCGTCCGCTGCAAGGCAAGACGCCGGGTCAGCCGGTGCCGCAAGCCGCGCAACCCGCGCCGCCGAACACCGCGCCGGGCCAGACCAATTCGCAGACGCAGTCGGGCATGCTGGAAGAACCGCAGATCGTCGAAGTGCCGCCGGCTAACGGCAACAGCGGAAACAACGGCAACGCGAACGGCACGGCGGTCGCGCCGAAACCCGCGCAGGATAACGGCAACGGCACGGCCACCACGCCGGCGAAGAAGCCGCAAGCCTCCAGCGCGCCGACCGCTACCGCGGCGGGTTCCGCGCCGAAGAGCACGTTGTCCACGGCCGCCAACGCCAAGCCCGGTTCGGGCGCGGCGCCCGCGCCGGGCGATGCGAACACCGGCTACTTCCTGCAAGTGGGCGCGTACAAGACCTCGGCGGACGCCGAACAGCAGCGAGCGCGTCTCGCCTTCCAGGGCTTCGAATCGAAAGTCACGCAGCGCGACGCCGGCGGCGTCACGTATTACCGCGTGCGTATCGGGCCGTTCTCGAAGTTCGAAGACATGAATTCGAGCCGTCAGCGTTTGTCGGACGCGGGCGTGGATACCGCAGTGATCCGTTTCACGAAGCAATAA
- a CDS encoding thiol:disulfide interchange protein DsbA/DsbL, with protein MKKLLSILFLSLGLVAASAQASPTAPVSGKDFTVLPTAQPTDVPAGKIEVTEFFWYGCPHCNEFNPYLEAWVKKQGPDVVFKRVPVAFRDDFIPHSKMYHALDALGLATQLTPKVFNEIHVNKDYLLTPEDQAKFLAKNGVDPKKYMDAYNSFSTQSALQKDKKLLDDYKIDGVPTLAVQGKYETGPAATNSLPGTIQVLDYLVAQVRAKKM; from the coding sequence ATGAAGAAACTGCTGAGCATCCTGTTCCTCTCGCTGGGCCTTGTTGCCGCCTCGGCACAGGCATCGCCCACCGCGCCGGTGTCGGGCAAGGATTTCACCGTGCTGCCCACCGCGCAGCCCACCGACGTGCCCGCCGGCAAGATCGAAGTCACCGAATTTTTCTGGTACGGCTGCCCGCACTGCAATGAATTCAACCCGTACCTCGAAGCGTGGGTGAAGAAGCAGGGTCCGGACGTGGTGTTCAAGCGCGTGCCGGTCGCCTTCCGCGACGACTTCATTCCGCATTCCAAGATGTATCACGCGCTCGACGCGCTCGGTCTCGCCACCCAACTCACGCCGAAGGTTTTCAACGAAATCCACGTCAACAAGGACTACCTGCTGACGCCGGAAGATCAGGCCAAGTTCCTCGCGAAGAACGGTGTCGATCCGAAGAAGTACATGGACGCGTACAACTCATTCTCGACGCAAAGCGCGCTGCAGAAAGACAAGAAGCTGCTGGACGACTATAAGATCGACGGCGTGCCGACGCTGGCCGTGCAGGGCAAGTATGAAACCGGCCCGGCTGCGACCAACAGCCTGCCGGGCACGATCCAGGTGCTCGACTACCTGGTCGCCCAGGTCCGCGCCAAGAAGATGTAA
- a CDS encoding cobalamin-binding protein, which translates to MQSRAVDAAGVAHEPAGAAPRIVSLVPSITELLFALGLDRQIVGRTGFCVHPHDKVQQVRKVGGTKAVNFDAIRALRPTHLIVNIDENERDTVEQLRAFVPHIVVTHPQTPRDNLALYTLLSAIFDRAQEAQRLSEALEARLREAAAHAFAAQNVLYLIWREPWMTVARDTYISTMLRLVNWHTLPDVRGGAAGAARYPTLDFDTAPWLAQVDRILLSSEPYRFTQVHCDALKRDPRLAGKRIELIDGEMVSWYGVRAIEGIAYLLQRAAAA; encoded by the coding sequence ATGCAATCCCGTGCGGTCGATGCAGCCGGCGTCGCGCACGAACCAGCAGGCGCCGCGCCGCGTATCGTTTCGCTGGTGCCGAGCATCACTGAACTGCTGTTCGCGCTCGGACTCGACAGGCAGATAGTCGGCCGCACCGGTTTTTGCGTGCATCCCCACGACAAGGTGCAGCAGGTCCGCAAGGTCGGCGGCACCAAGGCCGTGAATTTCGACGCCATTCGTGCGTTGCGCCCCACTCATCTGATCGTCAATATCGACGAAAACGAGCGCGATACCGTCGAGCAGTTGCGCGCGTTCGTGCCGCATATCGTCGTGACGCATCCTCAAACGCCGCGGGACAATCTGGCGCTCTACACGCTGCTGAGCGCGATCTTCGATCGTGCGCAGGAAGCGCAGCGCCTCAGCGAAGCGCTCGAAGCCCGCCTTCGCGAAGCGGCGGCGCACGCGTTCGCTGCGCAAAACGTGCTGTATCTGATCTGGCGCGAGCCGTGGATGACCGTAGCGCGCGACACCTATATTTCGACCATGCTGCGGCTAGTGAACTGGCACACGCTGCCGGACGTGCGAGGCGGCGCGGCAGGTGCCGCGCGTTACCCGACGCTCGACTTCGACACCGCGCCGTGGCTTGCCCAGGTCGACCGCATTCTGCTCTCCAGCGAGCCGTATCGGTTCACGCAGGTCCATTGCGACGCGCTGAAACGCGATCCGCGCCTGGCCGGCAAGCGCATCGAGTTGATCGATGGGGAAATGGTGTCGTGGTACGGCGTGCGCGCGATCGAAGGCATCGCTTACCTGCTGCAGCGCGCTGCGGCGGCCTGA